The following proteins are co-located in the Aeromicrobium phoceense genome:
- the atpB gene encoding F0F1 ATP synthase subunit A — MTTTVLNAASDSEGGFAAPGPGSFELPPVFHIGDLGVTKPMLLLALSVPLIVGFFWAASKRQAVVPGRLQFAGEYVYGFVRNGVARDSIGSHDFLKFVPLLFTLFTFVLVNNYFSLIPFLQFPSFSRFGFVVPIALLVWVIYNGVGIAKHGFGGYLRHVCIPGGITGPILALIIPLEFLSTILVRPATLALRLFANMFAGHLLLILFATGAAYLILDSGNPWYAPVGVLSFLMGVAVSFLELLVLFLQAYVFTLLSAMYIGGALADEH; from the coding sequence GTGACGACCACCGTGCTGAACGCCGCCTCGGACTCCGAGGGCGGCTTCGCCGCTCCGGGACCTGGCAGCTTCGAACTCCCGCCGGTCTTCCACATCGGTGACCTCGGTGTCACGAAGCCGATGCTCCTGCTGGCGCTCTCCGTGCCGCTGATCGTGGGCTTCTTCTGGGCCGCGTCCAAGCGCCAGGCCGTCGTGCCGGGCCGCCTGCAGTTCGCCGGCGAGTACGTCTACGGGTTCGTGCGCAACGGCGTCGCTCGGGACTCGATCGGCTCGCACGACTTCCTCAAGTTCGTGCCCCTGCTCTTCACGCTGTTCACCTTCGTCCTGGTGAACAACTACTTCAGCCTCATCCCGTTCCTGCAGTTCCCGTCGTTCTCCCGGTTCGGCTTCGTCGTCCCGATCGCCCTGCTGGTGTGGGTCATCTACAACGGCGTCGGCATCGCAAAGCACGGCTTCGGCGGCTACCTGCGCCACGTCTGCATCCCCGGCGGCATCACCGGCCCGATCCTGGCGCTGATCATTCCGCTGGAGTTCCTCTCCACGATCTTGGTCCGCCCGGCCACGCTGGCACTGCGTCTCTTCGCCAACATGTTCGCCGGCCACCTGCTGCTGATCCTGTTCGCCACGGGCGCTGCCTACCTCATCCTCGACTCCGGCAACCCCTGGTACGCGCCGGTCGGCGTGCTGTCCTTCCTGATGGGCGTCGCCGTGAGCTTCCTCGAGCTGCTGGTGCTGTTCCTGCAGGCCTACGTCTTCACCCTGCTGTCCGCGATGTACATCGGCGGGGCACTCGCCGACGAGCACTGA
- a CDS encoding F0F1 ATP synthase subunit gamma gives MAVSLREYRAKIRSTQSTKKITRAMELIAASRIIKAQQAAAAAAPYARELTRAVSALATYSNVNHVLTTENPDAKRAAILVIASDRGLAGAYASSVLKETEQLAERLRAEGKEVTYFLAGRKAESYFNFRQRPFETSWTGFSDKPTYDDARTMGDALISRGAQHESDEDEASDAPEIDELFVVYTRFKSMLVQEPTAIRLFPLEIVEGEESPEESEVLPLYEFEPSAAEVLEAVLPKYLYSRIYSCLLQAAASELAARQKAMKSATDNAQDLIEKYTRLANQARQAGITQEISEIVGGANALAEASQSD, from the coding sequence ATGGCAGTCTCACTCCGCGAGTACCGCGCGAAGATCAGGTCGACCCAGTCGACCAAGAAGATCACGCGTGCGATGGAGTTGATCGCCGCGTCGCGGATCATCAAGGCCCAGCAGGCCGCGGCCGCGGCCGCACCGTACGCGCGTGAACTCACGCGTGCGGTGTCGGCCCTGGCCACGTACTCCAACGTCAACCACGTGCTGACGACCGAGAACCCCGACGCCAAGCGCGCCGCGATTCTCGTCATCGCCAGCGACCGTGGTCTGGCGGGCGCGTACGCCTCGAGCGTGCTGAAGGAGACCGAGCAGCTCGCCGAGCGTCTGCGTGCCGAGGGCAAGGAGGTCACGTACTTCCTGGCCGGCCGCAAGGCGGAGTCGTACTTCAACTTCCGCCAGCGTCCGTTCGAGACCTCGTGGACCGGCTTCTCCGACAAGCCGACCTACGACGACGCCCGCACGATGGGCGATGCGCTGATCTCGCGCGGTGCCCAGCACGAGTCCGACGAGGACGAGGCGAGCGACGCCCCCGAGATCGACGAGCTCTTCGTGGTCTACACGCGGTTCAAGTCGATGCTGGTGCAGGAGCCGACGGCGATCCGCCTGTTCCCGCTCGAGATCGTCGAGGGTGAGGAGTCCCCGGAGGAGTCCGAGGTTCTTCCGCTCTACGAGTTCGAGCCCAGTGCGGCCGAGGTGCTCGAGGCGGTCCTGCCGAAGTACCTCTACAGCCGCATCTACTCCTGCCTGCTGCAGGCGGCGGCCTCCGAGCTCGCCGCGCGACAGAAGGCCATGAAGTCCGCGACCGACAACGCGCAGGACCTGATCGAGAAGTACACCCGACTGGCGAACCAGGCTCGCCAGGCCGGCATCACCCAAGAAATCAGCGAGATCGTGGGTGGCGCTAACGCGCTCGCCGAGGCCTCCCAGTCCGATTGA
- a CDS encoding L-threonylcarbamoyladenylate synthase — protein MRFDCATELDRGVEAAVSALRDGALVVLPTDTVYGIAADAFDPSAVARLLEAKGRGRDMPPPVLIADPVTLDALVAERPAAWLQTMLADLWPGPLTVVFRAQPSLTWDLGETHGTVAVRVPDDERTRAVLRQSGPSAVSSANLSGQPAATTVDEAEAMLGDSVRVYLDGGPSAGSTPSTILDVTGPVPRVLREGAIDLATLHGFNNTIEPAGGGAGA, from the coding sequence ATGAGGTTCGACTGCGCGACGGAACTCGACCGCGGCGTCGAGGCGGCTGTCTCGGCACTGCGCGATGGCGCGCTGGTGGTCCTGCCGACCGACACGGTCTACGGGATCGCGGCCGACGCCTTCGACCCCTCGGCCGTCGCCCGCCTGCTCGAGGCCAAGGGCCGCGGGCGCGACATGCCGCCGCCGGTCCTCATCGCCGACCCGGTCACCCTCGACGCGCTGGTGGCCGAGCGTCCCGCCGCGTGGCTGCAGACGATGCTCGCGGACCTCTGGCCCGGCCCGCTCACGGTCGTCTTCCGGGCGCAGCCGTCGCTCACCTGGGACCTGGGGGAGACCCACGGGACCGTCGCGGTCCGCGTCCCCGACGACGAGCGCACGCGTGCCGTGCTGCGCCAGTCCGGACCCAGTGCCGTCAGCAGCGCCAACCTGAGCGGGCAGCCGGCGGCCACCACGGTCGACGAGGCCGAGGCGATGCTCGGCGACTCCGTGCGGGTGTACCTCGACGGCGGACCGTCGGCCGGCTCCACGCCGTCCACGATCCTCGACGTCACCGGCCCGGTGCCGCGCGTGCTGCGCGAGGGCGCGATCGACCTGGCCACCCTCCACGGCTTCAACAACACGATCGAGCCCGCCGGCGGTGGAGCCGGTGCGTGA
- a CDS encoding F0F1 ATP synthase subunit delta: MRGSSAKSLDDTLTAVAAVPGASAAQVGAELFGIVSALDSAVAARRVLTDPSTEAEGKRTLAAGIFEGKVAADTLTVLSSAVSGRWAAGRDLTDGLEIAGVAAYTRAADEAGQGDILENELFEAGRVIHDSDELRRVVSDRSVPASARTTLLQDVFRGKVSDSTLALLSQAAVARTGSFERVLEAFSRQVAAREDRLVAVARVAYDLDDTERQRLTDALSRRYGREIQLNTVVDPSVIGGIAVSVGDEVVDATMSTRLEAARRRIAG; encoded by the coding sequence ATGCGTGGATCGTCTGCCAAGTCGCTCGACGACACCCTGACCGCGGTCGCCGCGGTCCCGGGTGCGTCGGCGGCCCAGGTCGGCGCCGAGCTCTTCGGCATCGTCTCGGCGCTCGACTCGGCCGTGGCCGCCCGACGCGTTCTGACCGATCCGTCGACCGAGGCCGAGGGCAAGCGCACGCTCGCCGCCGGCATCTTCGAGGGCAAGGTCGCCGCGGACACGCTCACGGTGCTCTCCAGCGCCGTCAGCGGTCGCTGGGCCGCTGGGCGTGACCTGACCGACGGTCTCGAGATCGCCGGCGTCGCGGCCTACACCCGCGCCGCCGACGAGGCCGGCCAGGGCGACATCCTGGAGAACGAGCTGTTCGAGGCCGGACGGGTCATCCACGACTCCGACGAGCTCCGACGGGTCGTCTCCGACCGGTCGGTCCCGGCCTCGGCCCGCACCACGTTGCTCCAGGACGTGTTCCGCGGCAAGGTCTCCGACTCGACCCTGGCCCTGCTCTCGCAGGCAGCGGTGGCTCGCACCGGTTCGTTCGAGCGGGTCCTGGAGGCGTTCAGCCGCCAGGTCGCCGCACGTGAGGACCGGCTCGTCGCCGTGGCTCGCGTCGCGTACGACCTCGACGACACCGAGCGTCAGCGACTCACCGATGCGCTCTCGCGGCGCTACGGACGGGAGATCCAGCTCAACACCGTGGTCGATCCGTCCGTCATCGGCGGCATCGCCGTCTCCGTGGGCGACGAGGTCGTCGACGCCACCATGTCCACCCGCCTCGAGGCCGCACGCCGGCGCATCGCAGGCTGA
- the prmC gene encoding peptide chain release factor N(5)-glutamine methyltransferase encodes MSTRRLLEEAAATLEQGGVGSPRHDAEVLLSHVTGTPRALLTLTARVDDVQRRTYLEMIAARARRVPLQHITGTAAFRYVDVEVGPGVFVPRPETELLAGWAIDAAREVLQQGLPPVVVELCAGSGAISLSVVHEVPEARVHAVELDESAHGWAMQNLDGTGVDLRRGDMADAFPELDGTVDVVVVNPPYIPLDAWESVAPEARDHDPQLALWSGDDGLDAMRVVEQVAWRLLRSGGVVGAEHADAQGESAPAVFTSRWAEVRDHADLADRPRFVTARRP; translated from the coding sequence GTGAGCACCCGCCGCCTGCTGGAGGAGGCCGCCGCCACGCTCGAGCAGGGTGGGGTCGGGTCCCCGCGCCACGACGCCGAGGTGCTCCTGAGTCACGTCACCGGCACGCCGCGGGCGCTGCTCACGCTCACCGCGCGCGTCGACGACGTCCAGCGCCGCACCTACCTCGAGATGATCGCGGCTCGCGCCCGCCGGGTCCCGCTGCAGCACATCACCGGCACGGCCGCCTTCCGCTACGTCGACGTCGAGGTGGGTCCTGGCGTCTTCGTGCCACGCCCCGAGACCGAGCTCCTCGCGGGGTGGGCGATCGACGCCGCGCGCGAGGTCCTGCAGCAGGGGCTCCCGCCCGTCGTCGTTGAGCTGTGCGCCGGCTCCGGCGCGATCTCGCTCTCGGTGGTGCACGAGGTGCCCGAGGCGCGGGTGCACGCCGTCGAGCTCGACGAGTCCGCCCACGGTTGGGCGATGCAGAACCTCGACGGCACGGGGGTCGACCTGCGTCGCGGCGACATGGCCGACGCGTTCCCCGAGCTCGACGGCACGGTGGACGTCGTGGTGGTGAACCCGCCCTACATCCCGCTCGACGCATGGGAGTCGGTGGCGCCGGAGGCCCGCGACCACGACCCGCAGCTCGCGCTGTGGTCGGGCGACGACGGCCTCGACGCGATGCGCGTGGTCGAGCAGGTGGCCTGGCGGCTGCTGCGCTCCGGCGGGGTCGTCGGTGCCGAGCACGCCGACGCGCAGGGCGAGAGCGCCCCGGCCGTCTTCACCTCGCGCTGGGCCGAGGTCCGCGACCACGCCGACCTCGCCGACCGGCCCCGCTTCGTCACCGCCCGCCGCCCCTGA
- a CDS encoding F0F1 ATP synthase subunit B, which produces MYSTILATAAEGEEHNPLVPILSEVVLSLVVFAILYFLVRKYVVPNFEKAYAERTAAIEGGIEEAQSAQKEAQAALEQYTAQLADARHEAAAIREEAREQGAQIVVEMREQAQAESARIVSAAQAQIAAERQQAIAQLKSEVGGMATELAGRIVGESLADTDAQRRSVQRFIDELEGSAN; this is translated from the coding sequence ATGTACTCCACGATTCTCGCCACGGCTGCCGAAGGCGAGGAGCACAACCCGCTGGTGCCGATCCTCTCTGAGGTCGTGCTGTCGCTGGTCGTCTTCGCGATTCTGTACTTCCTCGTGAGGAAGTACGTCGTTCCCAACTTCGAGAAGGCCTACGCCGAGCGCACGGCCGCGATCGAGGGCGGGATCGAGGAGGCGCAGTCGGCGCAGAAGGAAGCCCAGGCCGCGCTCGAGCAGTACACCGCGCAGCTGGCCGACGCCCGGCACGAGGCCGCCGCCATCCGTGAGGAGGCGCGCGAGCAGGGTGCCCAGATCGTCGTCGAGATGCGCGAGCAGGCTCAGGCCGAGTCCGCGCGCATCGTCTCGGCGGCGCAGGCCCAGATCGCTGCCGAGCGCCAGCAGGCGATCGCGCAGCTCAAGTCCGAGGTCGGCGGCATGGCCACCGAGCTCGCGGGCCGGATCGTCGGCGAGTCCCTCGCCGACACCGACGCGCAGCGTCGTTCCGTCCAGCGCTTCATCGACGAACTCGAGGGGTCGGCCAACTGA
- the atpE gene encoding ATP synthase F0 subunit C → MIGYGLAAVGPGIGIGLIFAAYINGVARQPEAQSRLQSIAILGFALAEALAIIGIALAFVL, encoded by the coding sequence ATGATCGGCTACGGCCTGGCGGCCGTGGGCCCCGGCATCGGCATCGGTCTGATCTTCGCCGCGTACATCAACGGCGTGGCCCGCCAGCCCGAGGCCCAGAGCCGCCTCCAGTCGATCGCGATCCTCGGCTTCGCCCTGGCCGAGGCCCTGGCCATCATCGGCATCGCGCTCGCCTTCGTCCTCTGA
- the prfA gene encoding peptide chain release factor 1: protein MFEAVESLIGEHAEVEQQLADPAVHSDARRARDLGRRYAELTAIIRVYREWLDAGEDLVAAQELHMTEEAADLERRVPELAERLERMLVPRDPADGKDVILEIKGGEGGDESALFAADLMRMYSRFAERHGWKVDVLDCTETALGGYKSVTAAVKAKGTPEPGEAPYAKLKFEGGVHRVQRVPVTESQGRIHTSAAGVLVLPEAEDVDVQVNDNDLRIDVFRSSGPGGQSVNTTDSAVRITHLPTGIVVSCQNEKSQLQNKEQAMRILRSRLLDAAQAEADAAASDARRSQVRTVDRSERVRTYNFPENRISDHRTGFKAYNLDQVIDGALDDVIGSLVEADLADRLAALEDRP, encoded by the coding sequence GTGTTCGAAGCAGTCGAGTCGTTGATCGGCGAGCACGCCGAGGTCGAGCAGCAGCTGGCCGACCCCGCCGTGCACTCCGACGCGCGCCGCGCCCGCGACCTCGGACGCCGGTACGCCGAGCTGACGGCGATCATCCGCGTCTACCGCGAGTGGCTGGACGCCGGCGAGGACCTCGTGGCTGCGCAGGAGCTGCACATGACCGAGGAGGCGGCCGACCTCGAACGCCGCGTCCCCGAGCTCGCCGAGCGCCTCGAGCGCATGCTCGTCCCGCGCGATCCCGCCGACGGCAAGGACGTGATCCTCGAGATCAAGGGTGGCGAGGGCGGTGACGAGTCGGCGCTGTTCGCCGCCGACCTGATGCGGATGTACTCGCGCTTCGCCGAGCGGCACGGGTGGAAGGTCGACGTGCTCGACTGCACCGAGACCGCGCTCGGCGGCTACAAGTCGGTCACCGCCGCGGTGAAGGCGAAGGGCACCCCCGAGCCGGGGGAGGCGCCCTACGCGAAGCTCAAGTTCGAGGGCGGCGTGCACCGCGTCCAACGCGTTCCCGTCACCGAGTCGCAGGGGCGCATCCACACGTCGGCCGCCGGTGTCCTGGTGCTGCCCGAGGCCGAGGACGTCGACGTCCAGGTCAACGACAACGACCTGCGGATCGACGTCTTCCGCTCGTCCGGACCGGGCGGGCAGAGCGTCAACACCACCGACTCGGCCGTGCGGATCACGCACCTGCCCACCGGGATCGTCGTGAGCTGCCAGAACGAGAAGTCGCAGCTGCAGAACAAGGAGCAGGCGATGCGCATCCTGCGCTCCCGCCTGCTCGACGCGGCGCAGGCCGAGGCCGACGCCGCGGCCTCCGACGCGCGCCGCTCGCAGGTGCGCACGGTCGACCGCTCCGAGCGGGTGCGCACCTACAACTTCCCCGAGAACCGGATCTCGGACCACCGCACGGGGTTCAAGGCCTACAACCTCGACCAGGTCATCGACGGCGCACTCGACGACGTGATCGGCTCGCTGGTCGAGGCCGACCTGGCCGACCGACTCGCGGCCCTCGAGGACCGCCCGTGA
- a CDS encoding DMT family transporter — protein MTPSPTLAALFALGSALGFAFSTSFQHLAAGRVHLTVTHPLLVLLQLLRSPRWLAGSTIGLMAWLLHAVALNLGTLSLVQPIILLGVVLAVVVRSSLDRRWPSRNELVGVTVTIASLIAVVSVADTSHEGATAPTSWMLAVAGTGVVIALVVTRFANDLPRRGMAAFVLGMTAGMLFGITACLMKVVGEAISTHGVPGFLGTWSPWVLLSCAFLAMSLNQRAYQLSRLSHSMPVLNVTSVLLSIVLGSVLFQESLPTSPGTLALQAIGLVGIAWGLYRIADAGPRARVA, from the coding sequence ATGACCCCGTCCCCGACGCTGGCCGCGCTGTTCGCCCTGGGCTCCGCGCTCGGCTTCGCGTTCTCGACCTCCTTCCAGCACCTGGCCGCCGGACGCGTCCACCTCACCGTCACGCACCCCCTCCTCGTGCTGCTGCAGCTGCTGCGCAGCCCGCGCTGGCTCGCGGGGAGCACCATCGGCCTGATGGCGTGGCTGCTGCACGCGGTCGCGCTCAACCTCGGCACCCTCTCGCTGGTCCAGCCGATCATCCTGCTGGGCGTGGTCCTCGCGGTCGTCGTTCGATCGTCGCTGGACCGCCGGTGGCCGAGCCGGAACGAGCTCGTGGGAGTCACCGTCACGATCGCCTCGCTGATCGCCGTGGTCTCGGTCGCGGACACCAGCCACGAGGGCGCGACCGCGCCGACCTCCTGGATGCTCGCGGTGGCCGGCACCGGCGTGGTGATCGCGCTGGTGGTGACCCGGTTCGCCAACGATCTGCCCCGACGCGGCATGGCGGCGTTCGTGCTCGGGATGACCGCCGGCATGCTCTTCGGCATCACCGCCTGCCTCATGAAGGTCGTGGGTGAGGCGATCAGCACGCACGGCGTCCCGGGGTTCCTCGGCACCTGGTCGCCCTGGGTGCTGCTGTCGTGCGCGTTCCTGGCGATGTCGCTCAACCAGCGGGCCTACCAGTTGTCGCGCCTCTCGCACTCCATGCCCGTGCTGAACGTGACCTCCGTGCTGCTGTCGATCGTGCTCGGGTCGGTGCTGTTCCAGGAGTCGCTGCCCACGTCGCCGGGGACGCTGGCGCTGCAGGCGATCGGCCTCGTCGGCATCGCGTGGGGCCTCTACCGCATCGCCGACGCCGGCCCCCGCGCGCGCGTCGCCTGA
- the atpA gene encoding F0F1 ATP synthase subunit alpha — protein MTELSIRPEEIRDALQKFVSDYTPTQGEAEEVGIVASAADGIAQVEGLPSAMANELLEFEDGTLGLALNLDVRQIGVVILGDFAGIEEGQKVKRTGEVLSVPVGEGYLGRVVDPLGNPIDGLGEITGIEERRALELQAPNVMQRKSVHEPLMTGLKAIDSLTPVGRGQRQLIIGDRQTGKTAIAIDTIINQKEFWESGDPSKQVRCIYVGIGQKGSTIASVRGALEAAGALEYTTIVASPASDSAGFKYLAPYTGSAIGQHWMYQSKHVLIIFDDLSKQAEAYRAVSLLLRRPPGREAYPGDVFYLHSRLLERCAKLSDDLGAGSMTGLPIIETKANDVSAYIPTNVISITDGQIFLQSDLFNANQRPAVDVGISVSRVGGSAMTKAMKAVTGSLKVELAQYRAMEAFAMFASDLDAASKAQLARGQRLMELFKQAQYDPFSMEKQVVSLWAATTGKLDAVPVSDIHRFEAEFQDYVKRSHPGVLDAIRESGKFEDSSAQALDEAYDSFLDQFETGDGESIKAGHEEFDALADEDVEQEQIVRQKRG, from the coding sequence ATGACTGAACTCTCGATTCGTCCGGAGGAGATCCGCGACGCGTTGCAGAAGTTCGTGTCGGACTACACCCCGACGCAGGGCGAGGCCGAAGAGGTCGGCATCGTCGCGTCGGCGGCCGACGGCATCGCGCAGGTCGAGGGTCTTCCCTCAGCGATGGCCAACGAACTGCTCGAGTTCGAGGACGGCACCCTCGGTCTGGCGCTGAACCTCGACGTCCGCCAGATCGGCGTCGTCATCCTCGGTGACTTCGCCGGCATCGAAGAAGGCCAGAAGGTCAAGCGCACGGGCGAGGTTCTCTCGGTCCCCGTGGGCGAGGGCTACCTCGGACGCGTCGTCGACCCGCTCGGCAACCCGATCGACGGCCTCGGCGAGATCACCGGCATCGAGGAGCGTCGCGCCCTGGAGCTCCAGGCGCCGAACGTGATGCAGCGCAAGAGCGTCCACGAGCCCCTGATGACCGGCCTCAAGGCGATCGACTCGCTGACCCCGGTCGGCCGCGGCCAGCGCCAGCTGATCATCGGTGACCGCCAGACCGGCAAGACCGCCATCGCGATCGACACGATCATCAACCAGAAGGAGTTCTGGGAGTCGGGCGATCCGAGCAAGCAGGTCCGCTGCATCTACGTCGGCATCGGTCAGAAGGGCTCGACCATCGCCAGCGTGCGCGGCGCCCTCGAGGCGGCCGGCGCGCTGGAGTACACGACGATCGTCGCATCCCCCGCATCGGACTCGGCCGGCTTCAAGTACCTGGCCCCGTACACCGGCTCGGCCATCGGCCAGCACTGGATGTACCAGAGCAAGCACGTCCTGATCATCTTCGACGACCTGTCGAAGCAGGCCGAGGCCTACCGCGCCGTGTCGCTGCTGCTGCGTCGCCCGCCGGGCCGCGAGGCCTACCCCGGCGACGTGTTCTACCTGCACTCGCGGCTGCTCGAGCGTTGCGCCAAGCTCAGCGACGACCTGGGCGCGGGCTCGATGACCGGCCTGCCGATCATCGAGACCAAGGCCAACGACGTGTCGGCGTACATCCCGACCAACGTCATCTCGATCACCGACGGTCAGATCTTCCTGCAGTCGGACCTGTTCAACGCCAACCAGCGTCCCGCGGTCGATGTCGGCATCTCGGTGTCGCGCGTCGGCGGCTCGGCGATGACCAAGGCGATGAAGGCCGTCACCGGCTCGCTCAAGGTCGAGCTCGCCCAGTACCGCGCCATGGAGGCGTTCGCGATGTTCGCGTCCGACCTCGATGCCGCGTCCAAGGCCCAGCTCGCCCGCGGCCAGCGCCTCATGGAGCTGTTCAAGCAGGCGCAGTACGACCCGTTCTCGATGGAGAAGCAGGTCGTCTCACTCTGGGCCGCCACCACCGGCAAGCTCGACGCCGTGCCGGTCTCGGACATCCACCGCTTCGAGGCCGAGTTCCAGGACTACGTCAAGCGTTCGCACCCCGGGGTGCTCGACGCGATCCGCGAGAGCGGCAAGTTCGAGGACTCCAGCGCCCAGGCGCTTGACGAGGCCTACGACTCGTTCCTCGACCAGTTCGAGACCGGTGACGGTGAGTCGATCAAGGCCGGGCACGAAGAGTTCGACGCCCTCGCCGACGAGGACGTCGAGCAGGAGCAGATCGTCCGACAGAAGCGAGGCTGA
- a CDS encoding MraY family glycosyltransferase, with protein MREYLVIFGVAIGVAYLLSSIARQTAQQLGAVAQVRDRDVHAIPTPYFGGPAMLGGLVAAYLTATHLPFLSGGDPSLFADVRAVLVGACVICLVGIIDDIFELDALSKFAGQVLAGVITVAMGLHFVYLPLPNTYLGLDQAQAMILTVFLIVATANAMNFVDGLDGLAAGMAAIGSIAFFVYAFVLAVENGETRAVAAAILTIALAGACLGILPHNFFPARMFIGDSGSMLLGFVLACSSISLTGQFPATSLSEGIGGADSSLLPAAILPLVLPFAVLMVPFLDMGLAVLRRTRAGRSPFSPDKMHIHHRLLEIGHSHRRAVLLMYAAAALVAFGVVAIGLFSGWQLFVVIALLTALVTAAIFLLPRLESKVWS; from the coding sequence GTGCGTGAGTACCTCGTCATCTTCGGCGTCGCGATCGGCGTGGCCTACCTGCTGTCGTCGATCGCGCGGCAGACCGCCCAGCAGCTCGGCGCCGTCGCCCAGGTGCGCGACCGCGACGTGCACGCGATCCCCACGCCGTACTTCGGCGGGCCGGCGATGCTCGGCGGCCTCGTCGCGGCCTACCTGACCGCCACCCACCTGCCCTTCCTGTCCGGCGGCGACCCGTCGCTGTTCGCCGACGTCCGCGCCGTGCTGGTGGGCGCCTGCGTCATCTGCCTGGTGGGCATCATCGACGACATCTTCGAGCTCGACGCGCTGAGCAAGTTCGCCGGGCAGGTCCTGGCGGGCGTCATCACGGTCGCCATGGGCCTGCACTTCGTCTACCTGCCGCTGCCCAACACCTACCTCGGGCTCGACCAGGCCCAGGCGATGATCCTCACGGTCTTCCTCATCGTCGCCACGGCCAACGCCATGAACTTCGTCGACGGGCTCGACGGACTGGCCGCCGGCATGGCGGCCATCGGGTCGATCGCCTTCTTCGTCTACGCCTTCGTCCTGGCAGTGGAGAACGGCGAGACCCGCGCGGTCGCAGCCGCGATCCTGACCATCGCTCTCGCGGGCGCGTGCCTGGGAATCCTGCCGCACAACTTCTTCCCGGCCCGGATGTTCATCGGCGACTCGGGCTCGATGCTGCTGGGCTTCGTCCTCGCCTGCTCCTCGATCAGCCTCACCGGCCAGTTCCCCGCCACGAGCCTGTCCGAGGGCATCGGCGGCGCCGACTCGAGCCTGCTGCCGGCGGCGATCCTGCCGCTCGTCCTGCCGTTCGCGGTCCTCATGGTGCCGTTCCTGGACATGGGCCTGGCGGTGCTGCGCCGCACCCGAGCGGGCCGGTCGCCGTTCAGCCCTGACAAGATGCACATCCACCACCGGCTGCTCGAGATCGGGCACTCGCACCGGCGCGCCGTCCTGTTGATGTACGCCGCCGCGGCCCTGGTCGCCTTCGGCGTCGTGGCCATCGGACTGTTCAGCGGCTGGCAGCTCTTCGTGGTGATCGCACTGCTCACCGCCCTGGTGACCGCGGCGATCTTCCTCCTGCCCCGACTCGAGTCGAAGGTGTGGTCGTGA